A region from the Salicibibacter cibarius genome encodes:
- a CDS encoding acetolactate synthase catalytic subunit translates to MSTHKETNAERIARALKKNGVEYLFGQSNPQTIMLASMDLGIRQIGFRQENAGSYMAQAYAMCSGKVPVVTAQNGPAATLLVPGLAECLKASHPIVALVDEVPRDQEDKNAFQELDHKELFSGVAKWVKKIPSEDRIEDYVDMAFTAAASGKPGPAVLLCPKDLTYDTNKYPVKFNRNVNLGSYPLDRSIPDPIKIEKAADLLANAERPIIHAGGGVISSGAKQELRQIQEECSIPVATTTMGKGSVDEEHPLTIGPIGYYMGKRGVTKFLRPMIEDADVILLVGNRTNQNGTDSWTLLPENATYIHIDVDPTEIGRNYESLRLVGDAKLALNELKKSLFNYDLNIQKEKRSLVEEKIANARVAHKEETKSVKNSDENPIKIERFLAELEMQLSSDQTIVTDASLSSVWVANYIKAKGDRKFIFPRGLAGLGWGLPLAMGANIAKPEDKVLAFVGDGGFAHAWAELETCKREGINVVTVVINNQILAYQKLAEQSRWGRYTSVCDFTAVDHAAIARACGIKGIRVESPEEIEKALQEAFLAKGSVVIDLLTDPNDIPPLPFMENLN, encoded by the coding sequence ATGAGTACACATAAAGAAACCAATGCTGAGAGAATTGCTAGAGCGCTTAAAAAAAATGGAGTTGAATATTTATTTGGTCAAAGCAACCCTCAAACAATTATGCTAGCAAGTATGGACTTAGGAATTCGACAAATAGGTTTTAGACAGGAAAATGCTGGTTCTTATATGGCTCAAGCATATGCAATGTGTTCAGGAAAAGTGCCTGTGGTAACAGCGCAAAATGGTCCAGCGGCAACTTTGCTTGTACCAGGTTTAGCAGAATGTTTAAAAGCGTCTCATCCAATAGTTGCTCTGGTTGATGAAGTTCCAAGAGACCAAGAAGATAAAAACGCTTTCCAAGAACTTGATCATAAAGAACTTTTTTCAGGTGTAGCGAAATGGGTTAAAAAGATCCCTTCGGAAGATAGAATAGAGGATTACGTTGATATGGCATTTACTGCGGCTGCAAGTGGAAAGCCAGGTCCAGCTGTTTTACTTTGTCCGAAGGACTTGACATATGATACAAACAAATATCCAGTTAAATTTAATAGAAATGTAAATTTGGGGAGTTATCCGTTAGACAGATCAATTCCAGACCCAATAAAAATTGAAAAGGCAGCAGATTTACTTGCTAATGCCGAACGGCCAATCATACATGCAGGTGGTGGAGTTATTTCTTCAGGTGCTAAACAGGAACTTCGGCAAATTCAAGAGGAATGTTCAATACCAGTAGCGACGACAACAATGGGAAAAGGGTCAGTTGATGAAGAACACCCGTTAACAATTGGTCCAATTGGTTATTACATGGGAAAAAGAGGAGTAACTAAATTTTTAAGGCCCATGATTGAAGATGCTGATGTGATTTTATTGGTAGGCAATCGAACAAATCAAAATGGGACAGACTCATGGACCTTGTTACCAGAAAATGCAACGTATATACACATTGATGTAGATCCAACCGAAATAGGGAGAAATTACGAATCCCTAAGATTAGTTGGTGATGCAAAACTGGCATTAAATGAATTAAAAAAATCATTATTTAATTACGATTTAAATATACAAAAAGAAAAACGCTCTTTAGTAGAAGAAAAGATCGCAAACGCTAGAGTAGCACATAAAGAAGAAACAAAAAGTGTTAAAAACTCAGATGAAAATCCTATTAAAATTGAAAGATTTTTAGCTGAACTAGAAATGCAATTATCTTCTGATCAAACTATAGTAACCGATGCAAGTCTTTCGTCCGTATGGGTTGCAAATTATATTAAAGCAAAAGGTGATCGAAAATTTATATTTCCAAGAGGTTTAGCAGGATTAGGATGGGGTCTCCCCTTGGCGATGGGGGCAAATATTGCAAAACCTGAAGACAAGGTTTTGGCCTTTGTGGGTGATGGGGGTTTTGCTCACGCCTGGGCTGAATTAGAGACATGTAAGAGGGAAGGAATAAATGTAGTTACTGTAGTTATTAATAACCAAATCTTAGCTTATCAAAAATTGGCAGAACAATCACGTTGGGGAAGGTATACATCTGTCTGTGATTTTACCGCTGTTGATCATGCAGCTATAGCAAGAGCATGTGGAATAAAAGGGATAAGAGTTGAATCACCTGAAGAAATTGAGAAAGCCTTACAAGAAGCTTTTTTGGCAAAGGGTTCAGTTGTAATTGATTTACTTACGGACCCAAATGATATTCCACCTCTCCCTTTTATGGAAAATCTAAATTAA
- a CDS encoding SDR family NAD(P)-dependent oxidoreductase, with product MSTDKKVAVVTGAAQGIGLYITEKLADDETIVIMTDVLQKKVEEESKLLRGKGKQVVDYVLDVGVEEEIKTFFDYVRNEYGRLDILVNNAGISPKHNGQKRMIVDTTLEEWNRVLNVNITGSFLCVREALSLMMLNNWGRVVNMSSQAGRTLSRVAGAHYSTSKSALIGFNRSIASEYGEYGITANCIAPGRIISPMVNEVSSEANAEFIRISPLNRLGYPEEVAAAVSYLCSEEAAYITGATIDVNGGMFMD from the coding sequence TTGTCAACAGATAAAAAAGTTGCTGTTGTTACTGGGGCGGCACAAGGGATTGGATTATATATCACTGAAAAACTAGCAGATGACGAAACTATTGTAATAATGACTGATGTATTACAAAAAAAAGTGGAAGAAGAATCTAAACTGTTGCGTGGTAAGGGGAAACAAGTAGTAGATTATGTACTTGATGTAGGTGTGGAAGAAGAAATAAAAACTTTTTTTGATTATGTTAGGAATGAATATGGACGCCTCGATATTTTAGTAAATAATGCAGGAATTTCACCGAAGCATAATGGTCAAAAACGGATGATTGTCGATACCACTCTTGAAGAATGGAATAGAGTGTTAAATGTGAACATAACTGGTTCATTTTTGTGTGTACGTGAAGCATTATCTTTGATGATGTTGAATAATTGGGGAAGAGTTGTGAATATGTCTTCCCAAGCCGGTCGAACATTAAGTCGTGTGGCAGGTGCTCATTATTCAACAAGTAAAAGTGCTTTAATTGGTTTTAATCGGAGTATTGCATCTGAATATGGAGAGTACGGTATAACGGCAAATTGTATTGCGCCAGGAAGAATTATATCTCCCATGGTGAATGAAGTCTCATCCGAAGCGAATGCTGAATTTATAAGGATTTCTCCACTAAATCGCTTGGGATATCCCGAGGAAGTTGCCGCTGCGGTCTCGTATTTATGTTCGGAAGAAGCAGCATATATTACTGGAGCAACAATCGATGTTAATGGTGGGATGTTTATGGATTGA
- a CDS encoding sigma factor, whose product MQAGYIGLWFAYQHHDSERGPFPAYAFLRVRGEMLTMLRKDANYYDRHSFSSNDQEPVDITMSES is encoded by the coding sequence TTGCAAGCCGGCTATATAGGACTTTGGTTCGCATACCAACACCACGATAGTGAAAGAGGACCATTTCCCGCTTATGCCTTCCTTCGTGTCAGAGGAGAAATGTTGACGATGCTGAGAAAGGATGCCAATTATTACGACCGGCATTCATTCAGTTCCAATGATCAGGAGCCTGTGGACATAACCATGTCAGAATCCTGA
- a CDS encoding zinc-dependent alcohol dehydrogenase translates to MLMVGCLWIDKKVAAIIVYFLGPIFLSKGGFLLKALYKKSEEAYNMALENSEDLIPEDDEVIVKVEAAGICGTDLKMYQGKYYKYNLPIILGHEFSGYITSIGKDVKNLSKGSKVTGQPAASNCGQCNMCIIGKTNICSKKNRLGFEQNGAFADYVKLNQRQIHVLPDEVDILSGALIEPLAVVVHAFRKIKISPSNVIHVIGSGAIGLIAMLVGKANGAFVSISGLSRDHEKLSLASKLGADLVVEADNEGSDDVIMQHTQGNGADIVLECTGTAAGVNTGLELCKASGQYVQVGTWSESLNVDFMKIAYKEIQVMGSYSHTKIDWLDSIKLIQKKKINVYPLIQDIYSLTDWKKAFKKAETGEKVKVVLKP, encoded by the coding sequence ATGTTAATGGTGGGATGTTTATGGATTGATAAGAAAGTAGCAGCAATTATCGTATATTTTTTAGGTCCCATATTTTTAAGTAAAGGTGGGTTTTTATTGAAAGCGCTATATAAAAAAAGCGAAGAAGCTTACAATATGGCATTAGAAAACAGTGAAGATCTAATACCTGAGGATGATGAGGTTATTGTAAAAGTGGAGGCTGCTGGAATTTGCGGAACAGATTTAAAAATGTATCAGGGAAAATATTATAAATATAATTTACCAATTATTTTGGGTCACGAATTTAGTGGTTATATAACATCAATTGGAAAAGACGTAAAAAATTTATCTAAGGGAAGTAAGGTTACTGGCCAACCGGCAGCATCTAACTGCGGTCAATGCAACATGTGTATAATTGGTAAAACTAATATTTGTAGTAAAAAAAACCGATTAGGGTTTGAGCAAAATGGAGCATTCGCTGACTATGTAAAACTAAATCAACGTCAAATACATGTACTCCCAGATGAAGTAGACATCTTATCTGGAGCATTAATAGAACCACTTGCAGTAGTCGTTCATGCGTTTCGTAAAATAAAAATAAGTCCTTCTAACGTTATCCACGTAATTGGATCTGGAGCTATTGGTTTGATTGCGATGTTGGTCGGTAAAGCAAACGGTGCGTTTGTATCAATATCCGGATTATCGAGAGATCATGAAAAACTTTCATTAGCTAGTAAATTAGGCGCTGATTTAGTTGTTGAGGCTGACAATGAAGGAAGCGACGATGTCATAATGCAGCATACCCAAGGAAATGGTGCCGATATTGTACTGGAATGTACAGGCACAGCCGCTGGGGTTAATACAGGTTTGGAATTATGTAAGGCAAGTGGTCAATATGTTCAAGTCGGGACATGGAGTGAGTCTTTAAATGTTGACTTTATGAAAATTGCGTATAAGGAAATACAAGTAATGGGCTCATATAGTCACACTAAAATTGATTGGCTAGATAGCATTAAATTGATACAAAAGAAAAAAATCAATGTATATCCATTAATACAAGATATTTATTCGTTGACTGATTGGAAAAAGGCATTCAAGAAAGCAGAAACTGGAGAAAAAGTGAAGGTAGTTTTAAAGCCTTAA
- a CDS encoding DEAD/DEAH box helicase: MSKFKKRISNMSNTTTTKPINPTVIFKHLTPPEEGYGYLRDVQTEFLDNWSGVRGRRDIVGKLNTGAGKTLIALLMLKSKLNEGYGPAVYLCPDRQLVKQAVEQADIFNIPVKTIQYSSNERAEFPIEFLNGEAILICTFERLFNGRSIFGVGGYYTREIQEIGTLVVDDAHSCIKKARQQSTITIPNTYDAYSKIFSLFEDDLHQQGAGLLASIKAGESSISQMIPYWSWHKQRTTIINILGELLKEEDPAVLYSWGIIGDELNQCECYISSSSIEITPMKLPIQQIPSFHQAKHRFFLSATFSDDSKLLNELGVDRSAIENPIEPEDKGDVGERLIITPKRYHMELEDYRMRAFIADYARDQNVVVIVPNMEKSKMWEKFHAKVVTKDNINDATERLKSSVGNLMIFVARYDGIDLAGDACRVLVLDGMPTATTNRDKHHQIVRQDSPIFNAQVAETIEQGLGRAVRSGSDFCNVFILDNALIKFMFNKNNQPFFAPETLAQIKFGQTIFDGEQPETSEEALEEVKSATESVLNRDPEWRSFHKQLILDVNKDHMEQNSFLLNLAENFSKAVDLFIDEKYEAGTNEFLTYIDQHKELLSDIDKAWYTQVAASFIYPVNSSRANDLQVKAKNQYRRVLKPLTPNYSKLTRSRGKQSEIIKKWLENYGDGSDVYIAIEDMITNFRFSPDIVYHVFEKAVHDIGSFLGFGSAQPETDENDGPDNLWIPEGDENVLIEAKSQSIADKIPRGDVGQLLHSIEWYKQRYGAKQECIPIIIHPSNKTEDNAHPPENARVMDMNKLNEFRQSLLAFGKALSSKTPSTWTEKEIHQQLVEHNLHEGNLFKKYTKELK; encoded by the coding sequence TTTAAGAGACGTCCAAACGGAATTTTTGGACAATTGGAGTGGTGTCCGAGGTAGAAGAGATATCGTAGGGAAATTGAATACAGGTGCCGGAAAAACACTTATTGCTCTTTTAATGTTAAAATCCAAATTAAATGAAGGGTACGGTCCGGCTGTATATCTATGTCCCGACAGGCAATTAGTGAAACAGGCTGTTGAACAAGCTGATATATTTAATATACCTGTAAAGACAATTCAATATTCAAGTAATGAGAGGGCAGAATTTCCAATTGAATTTTTGAATGGAGAAGCGATATTGATTTGTACGTTTGAGCGCTTATTCAATGGCAGATCTATATTTGGTGTAGGTGGCTATTATACACGTGAAATACAAGAGATTGGAACTTTAGTAGTTGATGACGCACATAGTTGTATAAAAAAAGCCAGACAACAATCTACAATTACGATTCCAAATACTTATGATGCTTACTCGAAAATCTTCAGCTTGTTTGAAGACGACCTCCATCAGCAAGGAGCTGGATTGTTAGCCAGTATAAAAGCTGGTGAGTCGTCGATTAGCCAAATGATTCCTTACTGGTCATGGCATAAACAAAGAACAACAATTATTAATATATTGGGTGAATTGTTAAAGGAAGAGGACCCAGCTGTATTATATTCATGGGGAATAATTGGGGATGAATTAAATCAATGTGAATGTTATATTAGTTCGAGTTCTATAGAAATTACGCCAATGAAGCTGCCTATACAGCAAATTCCATCATTTCATCAAGCTAAGCATAGGTTTTTTTTATCAGCTACATTTAGTGATGATTCAAAGTTGTTAAATGAATTAGGCGTCGACCGATCAGCGATTGAAAATCCTATTGAACCTGAAGACAAAGGCGATGTTGGAGAGCGTTTAATTATTACGCCTAAAAGATATCATATGGAACTAGAAGATTATAGGATGAGAGCGTTCATTGCTGATTATGCTAGGGATCAAAATGTTGTTGTCATTGTTCCAAATATGGAAAAATCCAAAATGTGGGAGAAATTTCATGCGAAAGTCGTTACCAAAGACAATATAAATGACGCAACTGAAAGGTTAAAATCTTCAGTTGGAAATTTAATGATATTTGTAGCGAGATATGACGGTATTGACCTTGCTGGTGATGCGTGTAGGGTGTTGGTACTAGACGGGATGCCAACAGCAACTACAAATAGGGATAAGCATCATCAAATTGTACGTCAAGATTCCCCGATATTTAATGCACAAGTAGCTGAAACGATAGAACAAGGACTCGGACGGGCTGTGCGTTCCGGAAGTGATTTTTGTAATGTATTTATTCTTGACAATGCGCTTATAAAATTTATGTTTAATAAGAATAATCAACCATTTTTTGCTCCTGAAACACTTGCACAAATTAAATTTGGGCAAACAATTTTTGACGGTGAACAACCTGAAACTAGCGAAGAGGCGTTGGAAGAAGTTAAAAGTGCTACAGAGTCTGTTTTAAATCGAGACCCTGAATGGAGGTCTTTTCACAAGCAATTGATATTGGATGTAAATAAAGATCATATGGAACAGAATTCGTTTTTATTAAACTTAGCAGAAAATTTTTCTAAAGCAGTTGATTTATTTATTGATGAAAAATATGAGGCAGGAACCAATGAATTTTTGACCTATATCGATCAGCATAAAGAGCTATTAAGTGATATCGATAAAGCATGGTATACACAAGTTGCTGCAAGTTTTATTTATCCAGTAAACTCATCAAGAGCAAATGATTTGCAAGTGAAAGCAAAAAATCAATACCGTCGTGTATTAAAACCTCTTACTCCAAATTATTCAAAGCTAACAAGATCGAGAGGGAAACAATCTGAGATCATAAAAAAATGGCTAGAGAATTATGGTGATGGGTCAGACGTTTATATTGCAATAGAGGATATGATCACGAACTTTCGGTTTTCACCAGATATTGTATACCACGTTTTTGAAAAAGCAGTACATGATATTGGGAGTTTTTTAGGCTTTGGAAGTGCACAACCCGAGACTGATGAAAATGATGGCCCCGATAATTTATGGATCCCAGAAGGTGATGAAAACGTGTTAATTGAGGCGAAATCTCAAAGCATAGCTGACAAAATACCGAGAGGCGATGTTGGACAATTACTTCATTCAATAGAATGGTATAAACAACGATATGGAGCTAAGCAAGAATGCATTCCTATAATAATACACCCATCCAATAAAACTGAAGATAATGCACACCCTCCAGAAAATGCAAGAGTTATGGATATGAATAAATTAAATGAATTTAGGCAATCATTACTTGCATTTGGAAAAGCCCTGTCAAGTAAAACCCCTTCTACCTGGACGGAAAAAGAGATTCATCAACAACTTGTAGAACACAACTTGCATGAGGGCAATTTGTTTAAAAAGTATACTAAAGAACTTAAATAG